ACGAAGGTGTGGCCGTAGTTCCAGACCCGGCGCAGGAAGCGCGAGGCGCCCTCGACGCCGGAGTCGGACCATTCGAGCTGCTGGTCGGGCGGCGCGGCGAAGATGATGAAGAGCCGCGCCGTGTCGGCGCCGTACTGGTCCACCAGCGACTGCGGATCGACGCCGTTGTTCTTCGACTTCGACATCTTCTCGGTGCCGCCGATCACCACCGGCTGCCCGTCGGACGTGAGCCTCGCGGCGACGATGCGGCCGCGCTCGTCGCGCTCGATGCCGACGTCCGCGGGATTGATCCACTGCTTCTTGCCGCCTTCGCCCTCGCGGTAATAGGTCTCGGCCACCACCATGCCCTGGGTCAGCAGGTTGGTGAAGGGCTCGGACACGTCCACCAGGCCGCAGTCGCGCATCGCGCGGGTGAAGAAGCGCGAATACAGCAGGTGCAGGATGGCGTGCTCGATGCCGCCGATGTACTGGTCGACCGGCGCCCAGTAGCCGACGCGCGCATCCACCATCGCCGTGTCGCTGTCGGCGCAGGCGTAGCGCAGGAAGTACCACGACGATTCGACGAAGGTGTCTATCGTATCGGTCTCGCGGCGGGCCGGCTTGCCGCACCTGGGGCAGTCGCACTCGTAGAACCCGGGCATCCTGGCCAGCGGCGAGCCGCGGCCGGTGATCTCGACGTTTTCGGGCAGCACCACCGGCAACTGCTCGTCGGGCACCGGTACGTCGCCGCAGTCGGCGCAGTGGATCATCGGGATCGGGCAGCCCCAGTAGCGCTGGCGCGAGATGCCCCAGTCGCGCAGGCGGTACTGCACGCGCTTGGCGCCCAGGCCCTTGGCCTCGAGGTCGGCGGCGATGGCATCGACCGCATCCTGGAAGTGCAGGCCGTCGTAGCGGCCGGAGTTCACCAGGCGGCCGTGTTCGGCGTAGGCGTCGATCCACGGTGCGACGGTGTCTTCGTACGCGTCGCGGGTCGAGCGCACCACCATCCTGATCGGCAGCGAATACCTGGTGGCGAAGGCGAAGTCGCGCTCGTCGTGCGCCGGCACCGCCATCACCGCGCCTTCGCCGTAGCCCATCAGCACGTAGTTGGCGACCCACACGTCGAGGTATTCGCCGGTCAGCGGGTGCACCACGCGCAGGCCGGTCGGCATGCCCTTCTTTTCCATCGTCGCGAGGTCGGCCTCGGCGACGCCGCCGTGCTTGCATTCGTCGACGAAGGCAGCGAGCGCGGCATTGCCTGCCGCGGCCTGGGTGGCGAGCGGGTGTTCGGCGGCGACCGCGACGTAGGTGGCGCCCATCAGCGTGTCCGCGCGGGTGGTGAAGACTTTCAGCACGCCAGAGCGGCCGACGGTCGACAGGTCGTAGGGGAAGTGCACCTCCACCCCCTCGGAGCGGCCGATCCAGTTCTTCTGCATCAGCTTCACCTGCTCGGGCCAGCCGGGCAGATCATCGAGCGCGGCGAGCAGCTCGTCGGCGTAGGCGGTGATCTTCATGTAGTACATCGGGATCTCGCGCTTCTCGACGAGCGCCCCCGAACGCCAGCCGCGGCCGTCGATGACCTGCTCGTTGGCGAGCACGGTCTCGTCCACCGGGTCCCAGTTCACCGTGCCGAGCCTCTTGTAGATCAGCCCCTTCTCGAACAGGCGGGTGAACAGCCATTGTTCCCAGCGGTAGTATTCCGGCGCGCAGGTGGCCAGTTCGCGCGACCAGTCGATGGCGAAGCCCAGGCGCTTCAACTGGCCCTTCATGTAGTCGATGTTGGCGTAGGTCCACTTCGCCGGCGGCACGTTGTTCTGGATCGCGGCGTTCTCCGCCGGCATGCCGAAGGCGTCCCAGCCCATGGGCTGCAGCACGTTGCAGCCCTTCATGCGGTGATAGCGCGCCAGCACGTCGCCGATGGTGTAGTTGCGCACATGGCCCATGTGCAGCTTGCCCGACGGGTAGGGGAACATCGACAGGCAGTAGTACTTGGGCTTGCCGGCATCCTCGGTGACGCGGAAGGCGGAGGTGGTGTCCCAGTGCTGTTGGGCGGCCGTCTCGACGGCCGTGGGCTGATATTTGTCCTGCATGGGCGGGGTGCGCTGCTTCAAAGCGTTGAAAACGCGAGAGTATATCGTGAAGCAGGGGACGGGCGTTCGGCGCCTCGGCGTCGGCGACGGCTGTGCCGGGCAAAAAAAAGGCACCCCGCCGTGAGGAGGGATGCCGAATCTCCGTTAAGGAGAGGGAGGGAGCCGGTTATGCCCGCGCCGCGAGGCGGGGCGTGAAGTTCATGTCAGTTCTGCGCGGTCGGCAATCGTCCGTGTCGCGGCCTCAGGCCACCTTGCGCGGAAAGCCACCCGAGCGCTGCCAGTACGTGTGGGTCGCGGTGACGAAGTCCTCCATTGCGATCAGCGGCAGCCGCAGCATGCGGCGCTGGCTTTGCACCAGAGGCGTGACGCACGGCGTGCACAGCGTGGCCTTCTCTTCTTCGAGCAGGCGCTGGAAGTGGCTCATGGTGGCGCCCCAGTATTCGGCGGTGCCTACCCAGCCGGTTTCCGCGGTTGCCTCGCGTACGGCCTTGCGCCAGAGAGACTCGGCGCGTTCGATCGAAACCCCCGCCTTGCGGGCGTACCAGGGAAGCAGTTTCGGCGTATTCATGTTCGGATTTCCTCGGGGTGAGTGTCACGATCCTCGGTGCCGGCAATGCCTTTTGGGCCTTGCCTCGTGTGCAGGGCAGCGAATCCTGAAATGCCGCCGCTACACGTCCACGTCGTTGATCTTACGCAGATTTTGTCCGCACCGCCGTGACTTGGTTCATCCTCGATTTGCTCAAAATGTTGCGATGCACAAGATGCAGACTAGCCGAGGCAATGCAGAAATTCAATAATGGTTTTCCGCAATGCAGCATTGGTACAA
This DNA window, taken from Thauera sp. K11, encodes the following:
- the leuS gene encoding leucine--tRNA ligase encodes the protein MQDKYQPTAVETAAQQHWDTTSAFRVTEDAGKPKYYCLSMFPYPSGKLHMGHVRNYTIGDVLARYHRMKGCNVLQPMGWDAFGMPAENAAIQNNVPPAKWTYANIDYMKGQLKRLGFAIDWSRELATCAPEYYRWEQWLFTRLFEKGLIYKRLGTVNWDPVDETVLANEQVIDGRGWRSGALVEKREIPMYYMKITAYADELLAALDDLPGWPEQVKLMQKNWIGRSEGVEVHFPYDLSTVGRSGVLKVFTTRADTLMGATYVAVAAEHPLATQAAAGNAALAAFVDECKHGGVAEADLATMEKKGMPTGLRVVHPLTGEYLDVWVANYVLMGYGEGAVMAVPAHDERDFAFATRYSLPIRMVVRSTRDAYEDTVAPWIDAYAEHGRLVNSGRYDGLHFQDAVDAIAADLEAKGLGAKRVQYRLRDWGISRQRYWGCPIPMIHCADCGDVPVPDEQLPVVLPENVEITGRGSPLARMPGFYECDCPRCGKPARRETDTIDTFVESSWYFLRYACADSDTAMVDARVGYWAPVDQYIGGIEHAILHLLYSRFFTRAMRDCGLVDVSEPFTNLLTQGMVVAETYYREGEGGKKQWINPADVGIERDERGRIVAARLTSDGQPVVIGGTEKMSKSKNNGVDPQSLVDQYGADTARLFIIFAAPPDQQLEWSDSGVEGASRFLRRVWNYGHTFVTETRPALPATRRLAAGGIPAALADVRREIHTHLKQASYDFGKHQFNTVVSAAMKVLNALEKAHKELAAAEPAAHAEVAEEGFSILLRLLSPITPHICHALWIDCGFGTDILAARWPEPLEAALKQDEIELVVQVNGKLRGSINVAADASRGQIEALALASEAAQKFMEGKPPRKVVVVPGRLVNIVV